In the genome of Geotrypetes seraphini chromosome 16, aGeoSer1.1, whole genome shotgun sequence, one region contains:
- the LOC117350334 gene encoding olfactory receptor 226-like produces the protein MYFFLCNLSFLDISSTSLTLPKLMDIFLRKGQRISIKGCFTQLHFFLALASVEFFLLTVMAYDRYVAICHPLRYSVIINEKVCVLMAAGSWVIGFLDPVLHTVLLSHFSYCASNEINHFFCDLSALLTLSCSRTDAVEGMSVIAAAIMGLPCFATTLTSYAYIISAILRIRSREGRRKAFSTCSSHLTVVILFYGTIMCLYVRPASMQSLEQNKLFAVLYNVLIPMFNPVIYSLKNREVKGALKKCLIPLLNIRGSIFRRSYPGKGLSYPENSR, from the coding sequence ATGTACTTCTTCCTCTGTAATTTGTCCTTTCTCGATATCTCTTCCACCTCACTCACGCTCCCCAAACTAATGGATATTTTTTTAAGGAAGGGTCAGCGTATTTCCATCAAGGGGTGTTTCACACAGCTGCATTTTTTCCTGGCATTGGCATCTGTGGAATTTTTTCTGCTTACGGTCATGGCTTATGACCGCTATGTAGCGATATGTCACCCACTTCGTTATTCTGTTATTATAAATGAGAAAGTCTGTGTGTTGATGGCAGCAGGGTCCTGGGTCATCGGGTTCCTGGACCCGGTTCTCCACACCGTCCTCTTGTCCCATTTCTCTTACTGCGCATCAAATGAGATCAACCACTTCTTCTGTGATCTCTCGGCTCTGCTGACGTTGTCTTGTAGCAGGACAGATGCCGTTGAAGGTATGAGCGTCATCGCGGCCGCTATTATGGGCCTTCCCTGCTTTGCGACAACCCTGACGTCGTATGCCTACATCATCTCTGCCATCCTGAGGATCCGTTCCAGAGAAGGGAGACgcaaagccttctccacctgctcCTCTCACCTCACGGTCGTTATTCTCTTCTATGGGACTATAATGTGTTTGTATGTTAGACCAGCGTCCATGCAGTCGCTGGAGCAAAACAAACTCTTTGCTGTGTTATATAATGTGTTAATTCCTATGTTTAATCCTGTCATTTATAGTCTGAAAAACAGAGAGGTGAaaggagccctgaagaaatgCTTAATACCTCTACTAAACATCAGGGGGTCGATATTCAGGAGGAGTTATCCAGGCAAGGGCCTCTCCTACCCAG